A stretch of the Chloroflexota bacterium genome encodes the following:
- a CDS encoding ABC transporter substrate-binding protein has translation MRSIFRTSALLLAFLVFGLIVAGCQAAPAVEPTKAPVAATQAPASPAAGAMTDVGTPRSETLIFQTFDRQTANPDQHNPLMAYAQWRGFRELAWGYLWEMDTGTGKSYNELAADFPEVLNKEYTQFRVKLKQGIYWSDGVEFTADDVVYTLETILKNKDKITLGGARTISNYVKSAKKIDNYTFEVETTGPKYDFITVFGTYTWGANLTILPKHVYEKQADVITFRNTNPVTLGPYTLKQFDPNGYWALWQRREDWKRSAWGWMGEPKPKYVLYKDFGPEETRLLAFIQNQYDVDTFMSPDSIKAAQAKNPAVTTFSKTMPYHNMNDACPYGVLINQHKSPLDKPEVRWALALSLDLQSVGVNSMSGEFKASPLPMADTEILRPLYFEPLLPWLKDFALSDGYKPFNANFSPELAARLQKMGQPASALPQGDKALSEAFGVGWWKYDVAEAEKLLTSVGFKKNSAGAWLQPDGSVWQLEFVIPGDWNKVMQRIGFSMADSWKKFGIQVNARQVDQAEHTSVQNNNSQLQTELMWTSCTFTANYVNAWRTISAQYLKPANDTTPITGNPFRWNNTKAHALAAEAQTLPTDSARFREIGQELLKEFVKDMAWIGIMNIPTTIPTNEYYWTGFPKQDNFYSVPYSWWSSAREMIVNIKPTGKR, from the coding sequence ATGCGTAGCATCTTTCGTACATCGGCTTTGCTGCTTGCGTTCCTGGTTTTCGGATTGATCGTCGCCGGATGTCAGGCAGCGCCGGCAGTTGAGCCAACCAAAGCGCCGGTCGCGGCGACTCAAGCGCCGGCGAGTCCTGCTGCCGGAGCAATGACGGATGTCGGCACGCCGCGCAGCGAGACATTGATCTTTCAAACGTTCGATCGGCAGACTGCCAATCCCGACCAACACAATCCCCTCATGGCGTACGCCCAATGGCGCGGCTTTCGCGAACTCGCCTGGGGTTATCTCTGGGAAATGGACACGGGCACCGGCAAGTCGTACAATGAACTCGCCGCGGATTTTCCCGAAGTCCTCAACAAAGAGTACACCCAATTCCGCGTCAAGCTGAAACAAGGCATCTACTGGAGTGATGGCGTCGAGTTCACGGCGGATGACGTCGTCTATACGCTGGAAACGATCTTGAAGAACAAAGACAAGATCACCCTCGGCGGCGCGCGGACGATTTCGAACTACGTCAAGAGCGCGAAAAAGATCGACAACTATACGTTCGAAGTCGAGACGACAGGGCCCAAGTACGATTTCATCACCGTCTTTGGAACGTACACCTGGGGCGCGAACTTGACGATTCTCCCCAAGCACGTTTACGAAAAGCAAGCCGACGTGATCACGTTCCGCAACACCAATCCGGTCACGCTCGGTCCCTACACACTCAAGCAGTTCGATCCGAACGGTTACTGGGCATTGTGGCAACGCCGCGAGGATTGGAAGCGTTCCGCCTGGGGCTGGATGGGCGAACCCAAGCCCAAGTACGTCCTCTACAAAGATTTCGGTCCCGAAGAAACGCGCTTGTTGGCGTTCATTCAGAATCAGTACGATGTTGACACATTCATGAGTCCGGATAGTATCAAAGCCGCGCAGGCAAAAAATCCGGCAGTCACCACCTTTTCGAAGACCATGCCGTATCACAACATGAACGACGCCTGTCCGTACGGCGTGCTCATCAATCAGCACAAATCGCCGCTCGATAAACCGGAAGTGCGTTGGGCATTGGCGCTCTCGCTCGATCTGCAGAGCGTTGGCGTCAACTCGATGAGCGGCGAATTCAAAGCATCTCCGCTTCCGATGGCGGACACGGAAATTCTGCGACCACTCTACTTTGAGCCGCTGTTGCCCTGGCTCAAAGATTTTGCGCTCTCCGATGGCTACAAACCGTTCAACGCAAACTTTTCACCGGAGCTTGCCGCCCGGCTTCAGAAGATGGGACAGCCTGCGTCTGCCTTGCCTCAAGGCGACAAAGCACTCTCCGAAGCGTTTGGCGTCGGCTGGTGGAAGTATGATGTGGCAGAAGCCGAAAAGCTGTTGACCTCGGTCGGCTTCAAAAAGAACAGCGCCGGCGCATGGTTGCAGCCCGACGGCAGTGTGTGGCAATTGGAGTTCGTCATCCCCGGCGACTGGAACAAGGTCATGCAGCGCATCGGTTTCTCGATGGCGGATTCCTGGAAAAAGTTTGGCATCCAGGTGAACGCGCGCCAAGTGGATCAAGCCGAGCACACATCCGTTCAGAACAACAACAGCCAACTCCAAACTGAATTGATGTGGACGAGTTGCACCTTCACCGCCAATTACGTGAATGCGTGGCGCACGATCAGCGCGCAATATCTCAAACCAGCCAACGACACGACTCCCATCACCGGCAATCCATTTCGCTGGAACAATACCAAGGCGCACGCTTTAGCGGCTGAAGCACAAACCTTGCCGACCGATTCGGCGCGCTTTCGCGAAATTGGGCAGGAGCTCCTCAAAGAGTTCGTCAAGGACATGGCGTGGATCGGCATCATGAACATTCCGACGACGATCCCGACCAACGAGTATTACTGGACCGGTTTTCCGAAACAAGACAACTTTTACTCGGTTCCTTATTCCTGGTGGAGTTCTGCCCGGGAAATGATCGTCAACATCAAGCCGACTGGGAAACGGTAA
- a CDS encoding ABC transporter permease yields MGLIKYIAGRVGVYLVVLFTGITIIFFLPRFMPGDPIEGYIGRMQYQAGQTLSAEDVESLRASLRELYGLTGSLPSQYLGFIKRVFISGDFGPSLAGYPRPVSEYIATALPWTLGLLTMTTILAWTTGNLIGLFAGFFHNKRIATVLEVIGVTLYPIPYYILALVLIILFAYIWPIFPLSTTIMPGALTMQKVGEIFRNSFLPGMALVLAGFGWNVLGMKAMAYSTKEEAFVNYARLKGTPPFTIMIHYVWRNAFLPQITALALHMGMIFNGAILTEMLFSYPGVGSLIRSAIGNGDYNMIYGTLSLSIVAVATTALAIDLLYPLFDPRIRYK; encoded by the coding sequence ATGGGTCTAATCAAGTACATCGCCGGGCGAGTGGGGGTTTATCTGGTCGTCCTCTTTACCGGCATCACGATCATTTTTTTCTTGCCGCGCTTTATGCCGGGCGATCCCATCGAAGGTTACATCGGGCGGATGCAGTATCAAGCCGGGCAGACCTTGAGCGCGGAGGATGTCGAATCACTTCGCGCGTCACTGAGAGAGTTGTACGGTCTCACGGGCAGTCTTCCATCGCAATACCTGGGCTTTATCAAGCGCGTGTTTATCTCCGGCGACTTTGGTCCATCACTCGCGGGCTATCCCAGACCCGTGTCCGAGTATATTGCAACCGCGCTGCCTTGGACACTGGGCTTGCTCACCATGACGACGATCCTGGCATGGACGACCGGAAATTTGATCGGACTCTTCGCCGGTTTCTTTCACAACAAACGAATCGCGACGGTGTTGGAAGTCATCGGCGTCACGCTTTACCCCATCCCGTACTATATCTTGGCGCTCGTGCTCATCATTCTGTTCGCCTATATCTGGCCAATCTTTCCTCTGTCTACGACGATTATGCCTGGCGCATTGACCATGCAAAAGGTCGGCGAAATTTTCCGCAATTCTTTTTTGCCCGGTATGGCGCTTGTGCTGGCTGGGTTTGGTTGGAATGTGCTGGGCATGAAAGCGATGGCGTATTCGACCAAGGAAGAGGCGTTCGTCAACTATGCGCGCTTGAAAGGCACGCCGCCCTTTACGATCATGATTCATTACGTTTGGCGAAACGCCTTTCTGCCTCAGATCACGGCGCTCGCTCTTCACATGGGCATGATCTTTAATGGCGCGATCCTGACCGAGATGCTATTTTCTTACCCAGGTGTGGGCTCGCTCATCCGCTCGGCGATTGGCAACGGCGATTACAACATGATCTATGGCACGCTCTCGCTTTCGATTGTTGCGGTGGCGACCACGGCGCTGGCAATCGATCTTTTATATCCGCTGTTCGATCCACGGATTCGATACAAGTAG
- a CDS encoding ABC transporter permease, whose protein sequence is MLKSNLRLKIGIFILAIFVLGGTILPFFTQEDPTAQGTYFKNLAMSQDHLLGTNSLGQDIFWYLVFSIRNSLLLGVSVSICTTIISSLVGLTAGYNGGWVDRGIMLITDSFITIPVLPILITLSTFVRGRSSFLSVWLILVAFGWAWNTRTVRAMALSVREREFINMARFSGTGMFGIISKEVFPYVYAYMVVGFINTILYAINTEAALAVIGLSNVTVPTMGSIIFWALNYNAMLTGQYPWIVAPVVATVLLFLGLFLTSTGYNELFAARRGHS, encoded by the coding sequence ATGTTGAAATCGAACCTTCGACTCAAAATTGGGATTTTCATTCTGGCGATCTTTGTGCTGGGCGGTACGATTTTGCCCTTCTTTACGCAAGAGGATCCGACCGCGCAGGGCACGTACTTTAAGAACTTGGCGATGAGCCAGGATCATTTGCTCGGCACGAATTCCTTGGGGCAGGACATTTTCTGGTATCTCGTCTTCTCGATTCGGAATTCTCTGCTGCTCGGCGTATCCGTCAGCATTTGTACCACTATCATCTCATCCTTGGTCGGATTGACCGCCGGCTATAACGGCGGCTGGGTCGATCGGGGCATCATGCTCATCACCGATTCGTTCATCACCATCCCCGTCTTGCCGATCCTCATCACCTTAAGCACCTTCGTCCGAGGCCGATCATCATTCTTGAGCGTGTGGTTGATCCTGGTCGCGTTCGGCTGGGCGTGGAATACGCGCACCGTCCGCGCGATGGCGCTGTCCGTCCGTGAACGCGAGTTCATCAACATGGCGCGCTTTTCTGGAACGGGCATGTTCGGTATCATTTCGAAAGAAGTCTTTCCGTACGTCTACGCATACATGGTCGTCGGTTTCATCAACACGATCTTGTACGCGATCAATACCGAAGCGGCGCTGGCGGTGATCGGGCTTTCGAACGTGACCGTCCCGACGATGGGTTCGATCATTTTTTGGGCGCTCAACTACAATGCGATGCTGACCGGTCAATATCCTTGGATTGTTGCGCCGGTGGTGGCGACGGTTCTGCTCTTCCTGGGTCTCTTTCTCACTTCGACTGGCTATAATGAATTGTTTGCCGCGCGACGAGGACACTCATGA
- a CDS encoding ABC transporter ATP-binding protein, producing the protein MIKLNNLVANYTTVRGQVSAVDGVQLEIPDGIILGVAGESGCGKTTLMKVIYGDVGFPLSLPTGSVEYNFCTEKGEPVTTKNIRDYWFKRISYIPQSSMSSLNPVIRIREQFVDFLHNGKRKAEVLDQVRAYVKELGLPSEAIDAYPHQLSGGMRQRIMVAMATFFQPDIILADEPTTALDVVVQKGILLLLMNLQEKMKNTIFFVSHDMGVHYQITHKMLIMYAAKAVEYGDSSDVFERPLHPYTKLLTESLPTIGDAHTRQGVAGRPPSLWDDLRGCRFADRCPLATKLCRTKEPELIEYRPGHWAACHCAEKLL; encoded by the coding sequence ATGATCAAACTGAACAACCTCGTGGCAAACTACACCACGGTGCGTGGTCAAGTCTCGGCAGTGGACGGCGTTCAGCTTGAAATTCCGGACGGAATTATTTTGGGTGTCGCCGGTGAATCGGGTTGCGGCAAGACGACCTTGATGAAAGTCATTTACGGCGACGTTGGCTTTCCGCTCTCGCTTCCAACCGGCAGCGTCGAGTACAATTTCTGTACCGAAAAAGGCGAACCCGTTACAACAAAGAATATCCGCGATTATTGGTTCAAGCGCATCTCGTACATCCCACAGAGTTCGATGAGTTCGCTCAACCCGGTCATTCGCATCCGAGAGCAGTTTGTTGATTTTCTTCACAATGGAAAACGCAAAGCCGAGGTGCTCGATCAAGTGCGCGCGTATGTGAAAGAACTTGGATTGCCGTCCGAAGCGATTGACGCGTATCCGCATCAACTCTCCGGCGGGATGCGCCAACGCATCATGGTCGCGATGGCGACATTCTTTCAGCCGGACATTATCCTAGCGGACGAGCCGACGACTGCGCTGGATGTAGTCGTGCAAAAAGGTATTTTGCTCTTGCTGATGAACCTGCAAGAAAAAATGAAGAACACGATCTTTTTCGTGTCGCATGATATGGGCGTGCATTATCAAATCACGCACAAGATGCTCATCATGTATGCGGCGAAGGCGGTCGAGTACGGCGATTCGAGTGACGTGTTCGAGCGACCGCTGCATCCGTACACCAAACTCTTGACCGAATCCCTGCCGACGATTGGCGACGCACACACACGCCAAGGGGTTGCTGGCAGACCACCCAGCTTGTGGGATGATTTGCGCGGCTGTCGCTTCGCCGACCGGTGTCCGTTAGCCACCAAACTCTGCCGGACGAAAGAACCGGAGTTGATCGAGTACCGCCCTGGGCACTGGGCGGCGTGCCACTGCGCCGAAAAGCTTCTTTAA
- a CDS encoding ABC transporter ATP-binding protein, which produces MKTVLKTENLHKVYSLGSFLRGVKINALDDVNLSIESDQPVIISLVGESGSGKTTLAKVILRLIEPSSGSAIVYDHQVAGKGVRPAKREFLSTVQPIFQNPFEAFSSYRTVDSYLERTAIFVNGLNRTQAVGAMEEALTSVGLKYADVKGKYPNQFSGGELQRVSVARALIPHPKIIIADEPVSMIDASLRMNVINLFLSLKQKFSTSFLYITHDLATAYYISDYIAVMYRGCIVEFGEARIVLTDPQHPYTKLLLESIPSTKWKWAKKQFAESDIETKEYRFAGCKFHNRCPLAQDICIRTRPSAVKLADGRDVYCHFAE; this is translated from the coding sequence ATGAAAACTGTTCTCAAAACGGAAAACCTGCACAAAGTGTATAGTCTGGGGAGTTTCTTGCGCGGCGTCAAGATCAACGCGCTCGACGATGTGAACCTGAGCATCGAGAGCGATCAACCGGTCATCATCAGCTTGGTCGGCGAGTCGGGGAGCGGCAAGACCACGCTGGCAAAAGTCATTCTGCGTTTGATCGAACCCAGCTCAGGCAGCGCTATCGTGTACGATCACCAGGTCGCCGGCAAAGGTGTTCGACCGGCAAAGCGCGAATTCCTTTCCACCGTTCAGCCAATTTTTCAAAATCCGTTTGAAGCATTCAGCAGTTATCGCACTGTAGATTCGTATCTGGAACGAACGGCGATATTCGTCAATGGGCTAAACCGAACGCAAGCCGTTGGCGCGATGGAAGAAGCGCTGACTTCGGTTGGATTGAAATACGCGGATGTGAAAGGCAAATACCCGAATCAATTTTCCGGCGGCGAGCTACAACGCGTATCCGTCGCGCGCGCGCTGATCCCGCATCCCAAGATTATCATCGCCGACGAACCGGTCAGCATGATTGATGCGTCGCTGCGAATGAACGTGATCAACTTGTTCCTATCGTTGAAGCAAAAATTCAGCACCAGTTTTCTGTACATTACGCACGACCTGGCGACGGCGTATTATATCAGCGACTATATCGCGGTCATGTATCGGGGTTGCATCGTCGAATTCGGCGAAGCCAGAATCGTTTTGACGGATCCGCAACATCCGTACACCAAACTGCTCTTGGAATCCATTCCGTCAACGAAGTGGAAATGGGCGAAGAAGCAGTTCGCAGAATCGGACATCGAAACGAAAGAGTACCGGTTTGCGGGATGCAAGTTTCACAATCGCTGTCCGCTCGCACAAGACATTTGCATTCGTACAAGACCGTCGGCGGTGAAATTGGCAGATGGACGTGACGTGTATTGTCATTTTGCCGAATAA
- a CDS encoding alcohol dehydrogenase catalytic domain-containing protein → MKQAMMTAPGKIEFRDVERPSPQDDQVVIQTKRIGVCGSDIHVFHGTHPFMSYPVVQGHEVSGVIAQVGRAVNGLTPGDPVVFMPQITCGECYLCRHGMYHICDNLKVMGFQTGGAAQEYFPIKAEMVLRVPASMSLDQAAMIEPVSVAAHALARAGSVEDRNVLVLGAGTIGNLVAQVAKASGAAQVMITDVSDYKLDKARECGLALTLNPRERDLATAILENFGPAKADLILECAGVEDTITQAISNARKGSTIVVVGVFGNKPPVDLATVQNNELTLIGTLMYQKTDYERAIELVARGAIHLNEMITHRFSFDQYLAAYQAIESSRGNYMKVMVELE, encoded by the coding sequence ATGAAACAAGCCATGATGACAGCTCCAGGTAAAATCGAATTCAGAGATGTTGAGCGACCATCTCCTCAAGACGATCAAGTCGTCATTCAGACCAAACGGATTGGCGTGTGTGGGTCGGACATTCACGTATTTCATGGCACCCATCCTTTTATGAGCTATCCCGTCGTGCAAGGACATGAAGTCTCCGGCGTGATCGCGCAGGTGGGGCGCGCAGTAAATGGATTGACGCCGGGCGACCCAGTTGTCTTTATGCCGCAAATCACCTGCGGCGAATGTTACCTTTGCCGGCACGGCATGTATCACATCTGCGACAACCTCAAGGTCATGGGCTTTCAGACCGGCGGCGCGGCGCAAGAGTATTTCCCGATCAAAGCCGAAATGGTTCTCAGAGTGCCCGCGTCCATGTCCTTGGATCAAGCCGCCATGATCGAACCTGTGTCGGTTGCCGCGCACGCGCTCGCGCGCGCCGGCAGTGTCGAAGATCGCAACGTCCTAGTCTTGGGCGCTGGCACGATTGGCAATCTCGTCGCCCAAGTTGCCAAAGCATCCGGCGCGGCGCAAGTGATGATCACCGACGTGAGCGACTATAAGCTGGACAAAGCCCGCGAGTGTGGTCTCGCGCTCACGCTCAACCCACGGGAACGCGACCTCGCCACGGCAATCTTGGAAAATTTTGGACCAGCCAAAGCAGACTTGATTCTCGAATGCGCCGGCGTCGAAGATACGATCACCCAGGCGATTTCCAACGCGCGCAAAGGTAGCACGATTGTCGTCGTCGGCGTTTTTGGGAACAAGCCGCCTGTAGACCTGGCGACGGTGCAGAACAATGAGTTGACTCTGATTGGCACGTTGATGTACCAAAAGACCGACTATGAACGCGCGATTGAGTTGGTGGCGCGCGGAGCGATTCATCTGAACGAAATGATCACGCATCGTTTTTCGTTCGATCAATATCTGGCGGCGTATCAAGCAATTGAGTCATCCAGGGGTAACTATATGAAGGTCATGGTCGAACTGGAGTAA
- a CDS encoding ROK family protein, giving the protein MPDEILIALDYGGTKLSAAMARRGQRAWLALERVASPPNKDGAYDRATMLAMARRLLAGRAPAAIGVSFGGPVDAARGRVILSHHVPGWEDTPLREQLQDALGAPASVDNDANVGALGEYTFGAGQGCSSLLYVTVSTGIGGGWILGGKIWSGADAMAGEIGHTICDPRGPECVCGRRGCVEAMACGPAIARRARERLNQNPAQGRELRELAGNNLNAMTGAIVAQAANAGDELARAVMDDAARALGFGIGTAITLVNPERVVIGGGVTKSGERWWHIVRESARKNTLPQIRTDIVPAALGDDAPLWGAIALAEKGVV; this is encoded by the coding sequence ATGCCTGACGAAATTCTCATCGCGCTTGATTACGGCGGCACAAAACTTTCTGCCGCGATGGCGCGGCGCGGACAACGCGCGTGGCTCGCGCTCGAACGCGTTGCGTCGCCTCCGAACAAGGACGGCGCGTATGACCGCGCGACCATGCTTGCAATGGCGCGCCGATTGCTCGCGGGACGCGCCCCCGCCGCGATTGGCGTCAGTTTCGGCGGACCGGTGGACGCGGCGCGCGGACGCGTAATTCTCTCGCACCACGTTCCCGGCTGGGAAGACACGCCGCTGCGCGAGCAACTGCAAGACGCGCTCGGCGCGCCGGCAAGCGTGGACAACGACGCGAATGTCGGCGCGCTGGGTGAATACACTTTTGGCGCGGGGCAGGGGTGCAGTTCGTTATTGTATGTGACCGTCAGCACCGGCATCGGCGGCGGGTGGATTCTCGGCGGAAAAATCTGGAGCGGCGCGGACGCGATGGCGGGCGAAATCGGTCACACGATTTGCGATCCACGCGGACCCGAATGCGTGTGTGGTCGTCGCGGGTGCGTCGAGGCGATGGCGTGCGGTCCCGCGATTGCGAGGAGAGCCAGAGAACGGCTAAACCAAAATCCAGCACAAGGCAGGGAACTGAGGGAACTAGCGGGAAACAATCTGAACGCGATGACCGGCGCAATCGTCGCGCAAGCGGCAAACGCGGGCGACGAACTCGCGCGCGCGGTGATGGACGATGCGGCGCGCGCGCTCGGGTTTGGCATCGGCACCGCGATCACCCTGGTCAACCCGGAACGCGTCGTCATCGGCGGCGGCGTGACCAAATCGGGCGAGCGGTGGTGGCACATCGTGCGCGAATCCGCGCGCAAAAACACGCTCCCGCAAATCCGCACCGACATCGTGCCCGCCGCGCTCGGCGACGATGCGCCATTGTGGGGCGCGATCGCGCTCGCGGAAAAAGGAGTCGTTTGA
- a CDS encoding ThuA domain-containing protein, giving the protein MRVLVLCDDHWHPAPTARAGLAKLSNTGWEFDWIENAGDWSAERMAEFPLVLLSKSNDVSSTDWRPWVTPQVEQTFRDYVRRGKGLLVIHSGTAGYRETPILRALIGGVFVQHPPPCSVTLEFHDGHPLANARASFTITDEHYFMDCDQTQVGLFMTATSEHGTQPAGWTRHEGDGRVCVLTPGHSVSVWLHPAFQTVMRHALQWCGKQV; this is encoded by the coding sequence GTGCGTGTCTTGGTTCTGTGTGACGATCATTGGCATCCCGCGCCAACCGCTCGCGCCGGGCTTGCGAAATTGAGCAATACCGGCTGGGAGTTCGACTGGATCGAAAATGCCGGTGATTGGTCGGCAGAACGAATGGCAGAGTTTCCGTTGGTCCTTCTGTCCAAGTCCAACGATGTCTCGTCCACCGATTGGCGTCCCTGGGTCACACCGCAAGTCGAGCAAACTTTTCGCGATTACGTTCGCAGGGGGAAGGGTCTGCTCGTCATCCATTCGGGAACCGCCGGGTATCGCGAGACGCCCATCTTGCGCGCGTTGATCGGCGGCGTGTTCGTTCAACACCCGCCGCCATGTTCCGTGACCCTGGAATTTCACGACGGGCATCCGCTGGCAAACGCGCGCGCGTCGTTTACAATCACGGACGAACACTATTTTATGGACTGTGATCAAACCCAGGTTGGTCTGTTTATGACCGCGACATCGGAACACGGCACACAACCGGCTGGCTGGACGCGCCACGAAGGCGATGGACGCGTGTGTGTGCTGACGCCGGGTCATTCGGTGTCGGTGTGGTTGCACCCGGCATTTCAAACAGTGATGCGCCATGCCTTGCAGTGGTGCGGCAAACAAGTGTGA
- a CDS encoding YgeY family selenium metabolism-linked hydrolase: MNIDRLVLFTQSLVRTPSLSGAEQRVVALILAEMRALGFDRAWADANGSAIGILEGARPGKTILLDAHCDTVGIAAGAQWTRDPYGAQIEDGFIYGRGAADMKGALAAMIHSAASVERTQIAGRIVVSATVLEEVMEGVSLRTVTDEVKPDFVVIGEATELNLNRGGRGRAEIHLETIGKPAHSSSPQLGVNAVTLMLRAVDAIERMPVARDELLGDALMVLTDIISDPYPGNSVIPSRCRVTYDRRLLPGETIESVLGALPVNAKIAEGEHATYTGRTLRGAKFFPAWVLAEEHPFVQNALRGLRAAGLNPRIGAYRFCTNATYSAGIARVPTIGFGPAREGDAHVVDERIAIEDLIAAARGYRGMIETINGIA, translated from the coding sequence ATGAACATAGACCGTCTCGTCCTCTTCACGCAATCCCTCGTCCGCACACCCAGTTTGAGCGGCGCAGAACAACGCGTCGTCGCCTTGATTCTCGCCGAGATGCGCGCGCTCGGTTTTGATCGCGCGTGGGCGGACGCGAATGGCAGCGCGATTGGTATCCTCGAAGGCGCGCGTCCCGGCAAAACGATTTTGCTCGACGCACATTGCGACACGGTCGGCATCGCCGCTGGCGCGCAATGGACGCGCGATCCATACGGCGCGCAAATCGAAGATGGATTCATTTACGGGCGCGGCGCGGCAGATATGAAAGGCGCGCTCGCCGCGATGATTCACAGTGCGGCGAGTGTGGAGCGCACCCAAATTGCGGGGCGGATCGTGGTGAGCGCGACCGTACTCGAAGAGGTGATGGAAGGTGTGAGTTTGCGAACCGTGACGGATGAGGTCAAGCCGGATTTTGTCGTGATTGGCGAAGCAACCGAATTGAATCTCAATCGCGGCGGACGCGGGCGCGCCGAGATTCATCTCGAAACGATTGGCAAGCCGGCGCATTCGTCGTCGCCGCAACTCGGTGTGAACGCGGTGACACTGATGTTGCGCGCGGTGGACGCCATCGAACGAATGCCGGTTGCGCGCGATGAATTGCTCGGCGACGCGTTGATGGTCTTGACCGACATCATCTCCGATCCGTATCCGGGTAATTCGGTGATTCCGAGTCGTTGCCGCGTGACGTATGATCGGCGTTTGTTGCCGGGCGAAACAATCGAAAGCGTGCTGGGCGCGTTGCCGGTGAACGCGAAGATCGCCGAGGGCGAACACGCGACGTACACCGGGCGCACGTTGCGCGGCGCGAAATTTTTCCCCGCCTGGGTTTTGGCTGAAGAGCATCCGTTCGTGCAGAACGCGTTGCGCGGATTGCGCGCGGCGGGGTTGAATCCCCGGATCGGCGCGTACCGTTTTTGCACGAACGCGACGTACAGCGCCGGCATCGCACGCGTGCCCACCATCGGTTTCGGTCCGGCACGCGAAGGCGACGCGCATGTCGTTGACGAACGCATCGCGATTGAGGATTTGATCGCGGCGGCGCGTGGTTATCGCGGGATGATCGAAACGATCAATGGAATCGCGTGA
- a CDS encoding tetratricopeptide repeat protein, translating to MNGWFFSPRILGGLALYLVLPVVVSLLAFSQLASAQALTLPRPTPTPNAAKRAKEIARADNFYRTGLGMYSAGRYAEARANFEHALALAPNNADWRNGLGLTLARLGRDDDALREYRAAIALDPQHADAYYNLGALYHARAEDALAIEAYRAAIHARPDFALAHNNLGALYAERGELEQATVELQAAIRLDAKSANAYLNLGLVRARQGELAPARAAFEQVIALDPAGELGAQARAQLERLK from the coding sequence ATGAATGGATGGTTTTTCTCGCCGCGCATCCTGGGTGGACTCGCGCTGTATTTGGTGTTGCCGGTCGTCGTGAGTCTGCTGGCATTCAGCCAACTTGCGTCCGCCCAGGCACTGACTTTACCGCGACCGACGCCGACGCCGAACGCCGCCAAGCGCGCCAAAGAAATCGCGCGCGCAGACAATTTCTATCGCACCGGCTTGGGGATGTACAGCGCGGGCAGGTACGCCGAGGCGCGCGCGAATTTCGAGCACGCGCTCGCGCTCGCGCCGAACAACGCCGATTGGCGCAACGGGTTGGGCTTGACGCTCGCGCGCCTGGGACGCGACGACGACGCGTTGCGCGAGTATCGCGCCGCCATCGCGCTGGACCCGCAACATGCCGACGCCTATTACAATCTCGGCGCGCTCTACCACGCGCGGGCTGAGGATGCGCTGGCGATTGAAGCGTATCGCGCCGCGATCCACGCGCGCCCCGATTTCGCGCTGGCGCACAATAATCTCGGCGCGCTCTACGCCGAACGCGGCGAGCTAGAGCAAGCCACGGTGGAATTGCAAGCCGCCATCCGACTCGATGCCAAATCGGCGAACGCGTACTTGAACCTGGGACTCGTGCGCGCGCGGCAGGGCGAACTCGCGCCGGCGCGCGCGGCATTCGAGCAAGTGATTGCGCTCGATCCTGCCGGAGAACTCGGCGCGCAAGCGCGCGCTCAACTTGAACGACTCAAATAA